In Candidatus Methylomirabilis limnetica, a single window of DNA contains:
- a CDS encoding peptidase U32 family protein → MVQVFELNTTISNLRDLTESDLSPYDAIYLGNITCRLYEANLLERLDDLREAIAIVKGRGQKAYVTTYAAPRNDNLPQLRKVVAVAVETGADAVEVHNLGVLRIVHEEYPDLAVHIGGFANVYTDGGAAVLKRYGAVRITPNYELSLEEIGEIHRQVGLPMELLVHGKMPLGMSDDCFLLEYEQAWGVTCPTLCQQELFLKQGDWAMKSIGKGVMSGKDVCLLEHLRQLMTEGHSCFRIEAASESPAYRLEIGRVYREALEAALAGRDGEEERWWDTIRRHARIGLCNGFYFGTSGMAYHGVQHPGADTTEDQRSGVGQ, encoded by the coding sequence GTGGTGCAGGTCTTTGAGTTGAACACGACCATCTCGAATCTGCGGGACCTCACCGAATCGGATCTGAGTCCATACGATGCCATTTACCTTGGCAACATCACCTGTCGGCTGTACGAGGCGAACCTGCTGGAGCGTCTCGATGACCTGCGGGAGGCGATAGCGATCGTGAAGGGCCGAGGGCAGAAGGCGTACGTCACCACCTATGCCGCGCCGCGCAACGACAACCTGCCGCAACTCCGAAAGGTTGTGGCGGTAGCCGTGGAGACCGGGGCAGATGCCGTTGAGGTCCATAACCTCGGGGTCTTGAGGATCGTTCACGAGGAGTACCCCGATCTTGCTGTCCATATCGGCGGCTTCGCGAATGTCTATACCGACGGTGGCGCTGCCGTCCTGAAGCGATACGGGGCAGTTCGCATCACGCCCAACTACGAGCTGAGCCTGGAGGAGATCGGCGAGATCCATCGCCAGGTTGGGCTGCCGATGGAACTACTGGTTCATGGCAAGATGCCGCTCGGCATGTCAGACGACTGCTTTCTGCTGGAGTATGAGCAGGCCTGGGGGGTGACGTGTCCGACGCTCTGCCAGCAAGAGCTGTTCCTGAAGCAGGGCGATTGGGCGATGAAGTCAATCGGGAAAGGGGTCATGAGCGGGAAGGATGTCTGCCTGCTGGAACACTTGAGGCAACTGATGACCGAGGGGCATTCCTGTTTCCGGATCGAAGCGGCTTCAGAGAGTCCTGCCTACCGACTGGAGATTGGCCGGGTCTACCGCGAGGCGTTGGAGGCTGCCCTTGCAGGCAGGGACGGCGAGGAAGAGCGGTGGTGGGACACGATCAGACGCCATGCGCGAATTGGCCTGTGCAACGGTTTTTACTTTGGCACCTCTGGAATGGCCTACCATGGCGTGCAGCACCCGGGCGCGGACACTACGGAGGATCAACGGAGCGGTGTAGGGCAATGA